ATGCATCACATGAGAATATCTTTCAACTCTGAACATATTTGGAACTTTCACACTTCCACTTTTTGCGACTCGACCAATATCATTTCGACCTAAATCTATCAACATTAGATGTTCGGAAATCTCTTTTGGATCATTTATCATCTCAATTTCTAATTCGCGATCTCGAGTGATATTTTTTCCCCGTTTCCGAGTTCCCGCAATTGGTCGCAACAAAATTTGTTCGTCTCGCAAAGTAACCATAACTTCAGGCGAACTGCCGACAATGTGAAAATCACGATAATTCATGTAAAACATATACGGCGACGGATTTTTACTTCTTAAAACTCTGTAAAATGAAAATGGATCAACCTCATCGAACTCTCTTTTGTATCGATTTGAAATCAGAATTTGAAAAACATCTCCGCTACGAATCATCTTTTTGGATTCTTGAATCATTTTGTGAAAAGTCTCTTTGTCGTGTTGAAAAGAACCCTCGCCTTTAAATTTAGCTTTTTTAAGTTCCCTAAATTCAGTTTGGCTTTTTAATTCTTTTTCAATTTCTCCAAAATGCTCTTCACTTTCAGAAGATAAAATCGTAACGATGTTTTTTTTGTGCGAATATGCAATAATAATTTTTGGTCTGATGAGGTCAATATCTGGAATATCAATCTCATTTTCCAAATTCTCAATTCTTTCTTTAAGTTTTGGTTCAAAAAGCTCAATTGCATCATATCCGATGTATCCAATAAACCCATCTACAAAAGGAACGGAGAGCCTCTCGCTCTCACTTTTGTAAAAATCAGAATCTAACTCTTTGTATCTTTTTTGCAAATTCTCAAATGGATTTTCAGAATTTCCAGTCCGATATTGAATTCTCTCTTTTGCACCTAAAATCACAAAAGAGAACTCTCCATTTTCCGCACTCTCAAAAAGTAAAGCAGGATCATTTGGAAAAAAGTTTTCCAATTTTGCAAATATTTCAACTGGAGTAATTTGGTCTAAAAAGATTTTCTTTGAGTGAATCACCCCATTACACCTCGAATATGTTCAACCTCTTTTTTACAAGCATCGATAAGATTATCAAATCCTTCAAAAACTCCACTCTTAGCAGGTAGTTCAATTTCTAAAAATAGATCTGCAAGATATTTAAGTCTTAAGTTTGCAGAAGCTCCTTTTATCCTATGTGCAAGACTTGCAATTTTCTCAGCATCTTTGCTATCAATTGCATGTTCTAATTCTCTTATGTCATGGTCAATATCTTTGAGTAGTTTTCCAACAAGTTTATCGACAAACATTGGGGGAACTCCAAGCTCTTTTGCGACCGCATCTTTTGAAAAACGAATGTGTTTATTTGTAGGGACAATTATCAATTTCTTTCCTTATATTTAGTTATTTTTTTAGAGAAAAAAATCTCCTTTAATTTCTTCGTTTAATTCTAGCATTTTAAAAACGAGATTAAAAAAAAAATCGATAGACTAATAAAAAAATTTGGAGACTTTATTTTGGAAAATATGGAAAATTATGTGAAGATAAGTGAGGATGCACTCAAGTTATCTTTGAGTCATAACCTATTAATTATGCTTGATGATACTGTTTCGGATCAAGAGAAAGTTGTTCTTAAACAGATGATGAATGAGATTTTAAATGCTCTTTCCAAAAACAGCGAACAACCTTACGAAATTGCCTATTTCAATTTTATCTCAAAATTTGTTGATAACGATGAGGTCGAAGTTAGAACAGCTCAAAAACTTGTTGATTTAGAGCGAAGTGGAAAAGTTGATGATGTAAGAGATTTGATTGCAATGAACATTGATAATTTTAAGTTTTTGCCACAAGAAGTAAAATTCCAGACACTTTTTAAGTTTCTTTTAAATATGGGAATTGAGATTGACAAAGCCTATAAAGAGCTTGATATGCTGGAAGCAGAAGCATTTAACAAACCTGTCTATAACTAAGTTTTAAATTTGCTTTAAACAGAAAACTAATTTCAAACCAATTGCAAAAATCAATTTGATACAATTTTAAGAACTGCGGTAAGAAGTGTCCGTTTAAGCCTAGATGATATTGAGACAAAAGTCCATATTTTCTAGGAATCCTAGCCTTTAAAAGGCGGAGTTCTTCAAGAATATCAGTTTTAAAGAGTGAATAATGTTAGTAGCCCCAAGTCTTCTTTCAGCAGATTTTGGTAATCTCCAGAGAGATGTTGAAAATGTTTGTGATGCAGGTGCAGATTTCTTACATGTTGATGTTATGGATGGACATTTTGTTCCAAACTTAACAATTGGTCCAGTTGTTGTAAAATCGATAGCAGAGACCTCATCGAAACCGCTTGACATACATTTAATGGTTGAAAACAACACTTTTTTTGTTGAACTTTTTGCACCATTCAAACCAAAATATATTTCATTTCATATTGAAGAGGAGAAGCATCCGCACAGACTGATTCAAAAAATTAGAGAGTATGGAATTTCTCCAGCAATTGCATTAAATCCACATAGCAGAGTAGAAGATATTGAACACATTTTAGAGTTTGTTGATATGGTTTTAATAATGAGTGTAAATCCAGGGTTTGGCGGACAGAAATTTATCGAGAATTCCACA
This DNA window, taken from Thiovulum sp. ES, encodes the following:
- a CDS encoding anthranilate/para-aminobenzoate synthase component I (PFAM: chorismate binding enzyme; Anthranilate synthase component I, N terminal region), with amino-acid sequence MIHSKKIFLDQITPVEIFAKLENFFPNDPALLFESAENGEFSFVILGAKERIQYRTGNSENPFENLQKRYKELDSDFYKSESERLSVPFVDGFIGYIGYDAIELFEPKLKERIENLENEIDIPDIDLIRPKIIIAYSHKKNIVTILSSESEEHFGEIEKELKSQTEFRELKKAKFKGEGSFQHDKETFHKMIQESKKMIRSGDVFQILISNRYKREFDEVDPFSFYRVLRSKNPSPYMFYMNYRDFHIVGSSPEVMVTLRDEQILLRPIAGTRKRGKNITRDRELEIEMINDPKEISEHLMLIDLGRNDIGRVAKSGSVKVPNMFRVERYSHVMHMVSDIEAEIDPKFDMFDLLKATFTAGTMTGAPKIRAMELIADYEKLKRNFYSGVVGYFGFDGNMDTAITIRTTLIKDNILYLHAGAGIVADSVEELESLEVRNKMNALLSTIEDLQN
- a CDS encoding ribulose-phosphate 3-epimerase (PFAM: Ribulose-phosphate 3 epimerase family~TIGRFAM: ribulose-phosphate 3-epimerase); this translates as MLVAPSLLSADFGNLQRDVENVCDAGADFLHVDVMDGHFVPNLTIGPVVVKSIAETSSKPLDIHLMVENNTFFVELFAPFKPKYISFHIEEEKHPHRLIQKIREYGISPAIALNPHSRVEDIEHILEFVDMVLIMSVNPGFGGQKFIENSTIKKIEQLSKMRKERDLNFLIEADGGITNKNIEKLENSGLDIAVSGSYIFGNSSLKEAIRSLK
- a CDS encoding HPt domain-containing protein (PFAM: Hpt domain) encodes the protein MIIVPTNKHIRFSKDAVAKELGVPPMFVDKLVGKLLKDIDHDIRELEHAIDSKDAEKIASLAHRIKGASANLRLKYLADLFLEIELPAKSGVFEGFDNLIDACKKEVEHIRGVMG